A single region of the Phoenix dactylifera cultivar Barhee BC4 unplaced genomic scaffold, palm_55x_up_171113_PBpolish2nd_filt_p 000345F, whole genome shotgun sequence genome encodes:
- the LOC103716153 gene encoding uncharacterized protein At4g15970-like isoform X1: MMKLNDFKPLICFLLGAFAAAACILSYLSMQQPGGIEGLRVWGFGAEVTEQTVDYEGLGRVLKDAAMNDSTVILTTLNEAWAEPNSILDLFLESFHIGEQTEQLLKNLVIVAMDPKAFDRCRTKHPHCYYLNIKGMNFAAEKRFMTRDYLEMMWRRLDFLRTVLELRHNFLFTDMDIMWFRSPFQHFSGNSNFMIASDSFNGNSSDLHNYPNNGFVYVKSCEQTIEFYKYWYLARKLYPGDHEQTVLNKMKKDSNFFTKFQLEIKFLDTAYFGGFCQPSKNLNKVCTMHANCCVGMANKLYDLRILLEDWKNYTAQPAEEKEQGGFTWRVPIKCKH, translated from the exons ATGATGAAGCTGAATGATTTCAAGCCTCTCATCTGTTTCCTTCTCGGAGCATTCGCCGCCGCCGCATGCATACTATCATACCTGTCGATGCAACAACCTGGAGGGATAGAAGGGCTACGAGTCTGGGGGTTCGGAGCTGAGGTAACTGAG CAAACTGTGGACTATGAAGGTTTGGGCAGGGTGTTGAAGGATGCTGCGATGAATGATAGCACAGTCATACTAACCACACTTAATGAAGCATGGGCGGAGCCGAATTCTATCCTCGATCTTTTTCTTGAGAGTTTCCATATTGGTGAACAAACAGAGCAACTTCTAAAGAATTTGGTtattgtagccatggatccaaAGGCATTTGACCGATGCCGGACAAAGCACCCTCATTGCTATTACCTCAACATTAAAGGCATGAATTTTGCTGCTGAGAAGAGATTCATGACCCGAGACTACCTGGAGATGATGTGGAGGCGGCTTGATTTCCTAAGAACTGTTTTGGAGCTGAGACACAACTTCCTTTTCACG GACATGGATATTATGTGGTTCAGAAGTCCTTTCCAACACTTCTCTGGCAATTCTAATTTCATGATAGCTAGTGATTCTTTCAATGGAAATTCTTCTGATCTACACAATTATCCCAATAACGGATTTGTCTATGTGAAATCTTGTGAACAAACAATTGAATTTTACAAGTATTGGTACTTGGCTCGGAAACTGTATCCAGGCGATCATGAACAAACGGTATTaaacaaaatgaaaaaagaCAGCAATTTTTTCACCAAGTTCCAACTAGAGATAAAATTTCTCGACACAGCTTATTTTGGTGGGTTTTGTCAACCTAGCAAGAATCTAAACAAGGTTTGTACAATGCATGCAAACTGCTGCGTTGGTATGGCAAATAAACTCTATGACctgagaattcttcttgaggaCTGGAAAAACTACACAGCTCAACCAGCAGAAGAGAAAGAACAGGGAGGGTTCACTTGGAGAGTTCCAATTAAATGTAAGCATTAA
- the LOC103716153 gene encoding uncharacterized protein At4g15970-like isoform X2 encodes MMKLNDFKPLICFLLGAFAAAACILSYLSMQQPGGIEGLRVWGFGAEQTVDYEGLGRVLKDAAMNDSTVILTTLNEAWAEPNSILDLFLESFHIGEQTEQLLKNLVIVAMDPKAFDRCRTKHPHCYYLNIKGMNFAAEKRFMTRDYLEMMWRRLDFLRTVLELRHNFLFTDMDIMWFRSPFQHFSGNSNFMIASDSFNGNSSDLHNYPNNGFVYVKSCEQTIEFYKYWYLARKLYPGDHEQTVLNKMKKDSNFFTKFQLEIKFLDTAYFGGFCQPSKNLNKVCTMHANCCVGMANKLYDLRILLEDWKNYTAQPAEEKEQGGFTWRVPIKCKH; translated from the exons ATGATGAAGCTGAATGATTTCAAGCCTCTCATCTGTTTCCTTCTCGGAGCATTCGCCGCCGCCGCATGCATACTATCATACCTGTCGATGCAACAACCTGGAGGGATAGAAGGGCTACGAGTCTGGGGGTTCGGAGCTGAG CAAACTGTGGACTATGAAGGTTTGGGCAGGGTGTTGAAGGATGCTGCGATGAATGATAGCACAGTCATACTAACCACACTTAATGAAGCATGGGCGGAGCCGAATTCTATCCTCGATCTTTTTCTTGAGAGTTTCCATATTGGTGAACAAACAGAGCAACTTCTAAAGAATTTGGTtattgtagccatggatccaaAGGCATTTGACCGATGCCGGACAAAGCACCCTCATTGCTATTACCTCAACATTAAAGGCATGAATTTTGCTGCTGAGAAGAGATTCATGACCCGAGACTACCTGGAGATGATGTGGAGGCGGCTTGATTTCCTAAGAACTGTTTTGGAGCTGAGACACAACTTCCTTTTCACG GACATGGATATTATGTGGTTCAGAAGTCCTTTCCAACACTTCTCTGGCAATTCTAATTTCATGATAGCTAGTGATTCTTTCAATGGAAATTCTTCTGATCTACACAATTATCCCAATAACGGATTTGTCTATGTGAAATCTTGTGAACAAACAATTGAATTTTACAAGTATTGGTACTTGGCTCGGAAACTGTATCCAGGCGATCATGAACAAACGGTATTaaacaaaatgaaaaaagaCAGCAATTTTTTCACCAAGTTCCAACTAGAGATAAAATTTCTCGACACAGCTTATTTTGGTGGGTTTTGTCAACCTAGCAAGAATCTAAACAAGGTTTGTACAATGCATGCAAACTGCTGCGTTGGTATGGCAAATAAACTCTATGACctgagaattcttcttgaggaCTGGAAAAACTACACAGCTCAACCAGCAGAAGAGAAAGAACAGGGAGGGTTCACTTGGAGAGTTCCAATTAAATGTAAGCATTAA